From the Pseudorasbora parva isolate DD20220531a chromosome 2, ASM2467924v1, whole genome shotgun sequence genome, the window AAGTCGCCGTTGGATGGATTAATTCATGTTATTGAATCTATGGTTTAAGTTTACTATTCATGTCTGCATTGGTGTGAGGTCTTTGTGTTCAAAGAGCCTTTGGAATGCGCGGGTCGAGGGAGTAGGGGCATGACGAGGTGTCCTGTATAGTGTCTAGATTGATTCTGGGCCTTTGAAAAGCTCTTAGTGTCTTAGAAGTCTCCCGATAACGGTTTAAATTTATGCCTGTCGGTAATAAATGCATTCCTTCTTCATGAGGTTCTATTTGATGTTACGCTTGTAGAACAAAGAGGAAACGTCATGTGACTCATCTTGTCCTTGTGCTGGTTTTGAGATAACACAGGTATAAGTGGGAGAGATTTTGTCTCTGGGCCAGTTGGGGCATCCTTGATTAGTTTTACGATGGGTTCAGGTTTCGGAGAGGGGTCTCTGGAATGCTTTGTTGTGTCAACTCACTGCTGGAATATACATATTCCTACATATGTTTCATCCGTGCATCACTTCTGATGTAAATCCTACACATAGTTTTATAAATCAGGCCCCAAGAcacttcctagagctggccaccCAGCAAAACTGTGTGATCAGGGAAGAAGGGCTTTATTTAAGGAGGTGACCAAAAACCTGATGGTTACTCTGACAGGGTTCCAGcttttctctgtggagagaggagaaccttccagaagagcAACCGTCTttgcagcactccaccaatcaggcctatatggtagagtggccagacaGAAGCCACTCCTCAGTGAAAGGCCACCTGGAGTTtaccaaaaggcacctgaaggactctcagagcaattctctggtctgatgaaagaaagattgaactctttggcctgtATGGCAAACATCATGTCTGGGTGAAACCAGGCAccactcatcacctggccaatgcCATCCCAtcaagcatggtggtggcagcatcatgctgtggggatttttgatgttttttttagctGCAGGAACTTGGAGACTATTTAGTCAGGATCGAAGGAGTGGCTACGGGACAACTCCGTGAATGACCTTGAGTGGCCCGGCCAGAGCCAAGACTTGAACCAGATTGAACATTTCTGGAGAGATCTAAAAAAATGGCTGTGCCCCCGACGCTCCCTGTCCAACCAGATGGAGCATAAGAGAGATGGGAGaatcgaaccaagtgtgaaagcaccctcagTCTggctgacaaaaaaacaaacaatgtcAATCAAACATTATTCTATCCTTGACTTCACTTTGTCATTCAAGATTAAATGCTCAGATTATTTTAGCATCTGCAATATACataacacatttaaaaagaaGAGCACAGTAGTCTAAACTCCATCTGGCAAATACAttcattattttcaaaaacaaaacaaaaaccattATATAACAAAAGAGATTAAGCGATGAACAAGAATACACATTAATGGTGCTTAGTGCAATTTAGACGAGGTGGGCTGGAGAGTATCTACAGCTCCCAAATTATATTTGTTATATCTGTAAAAAGAAGATAGTTATAGTTTGTTTTAAGAGCATCGAATGGCACCACACTTTACTGTCactcaaacaaaaaaaaagttcaatatCTCAAACACTAAACAGCACGTTCGTTTTTGTGGCACAAAACACCACAGTCGAATTGCATAGTTTTAGagattatttcattttattgggTGCTCATTTTCCTGAAAGCTCCGACTTATACAACGTGACCACTGTACTACCTGACCACTGCAGATTAATGTATGCGTTGATAGTGTTGCCATGAAACGCTCAATCGTCTCCtatgatttattattaacacaagctgtgtctcatttcggaaggctgcgtcctccggagctcgcatttgaagggtgcatacgtcataaggccgtctcatttcaaaaaagtgagtaggactctccaaatgcgacctttggatgcgtccttctttcataggatttcggagtgtgctgaggtgtagccttcacggctggagataacccacaattctttgcgtctccgttaacaaccgtcatatttttttatattatatgaaaaaaaaggcagcaccgccagatatacatgcgagcgtaggtgtggtgtttaaattaagtagttcaagcttttttgttgtttcttttaagctctattacctcaaacagagagttgtggtaaacaggattacaactgtttagtgcattttaaacgtttagaacagtacattgctgtcaagacaagaaacatttcacagtcattttcaagttataaatcattttcattcatataaactggcgtgagagcgctgaacttgttggcatagcaacgtgatacttcctgcctgtgtgtcctagaaggacgtctcgtttaattctgattgaggacactccgtatactgcatcctacacaggacgtgtcctccggaggacgcagccttcgaaatttaacgaaatgagacacagctacatACATCGTGAATCCGTGCTCTGCTCCTCCAACtcaacacacctgaacaagctaatcaaggtcttcaagATTAGGCTAAAACTACAGGCAGCTGGGTTTCATCAGGGTTGGAGTTACCCAGAGCTTGGATCTTTAAAGGCGTTTTCAACGGCCCTTTGAATAGCGGTTGCGGGATTCAGCAGCACTTTCAGTGTAGTTTTGTGAGCCAATAGCGTTCATTGTAAGATCGCAGCTCGAGAGGATGACAGCCGGAGTGTTGTGCTTGTTGAGTGCTGTTTTATTGTGTCTGTCTGACTATTTGAGCACAATAGACGCTGGAGTCGTAGGTGAGAAGGTCTTTTAGCTTCATTACACAGCCTGAGGAAATGCATAAATAAGTGCCTTAAATGTGAATATGAAACACAGTACATTTAGTTGGAATAGCAAACTTATGAACAACATACTGACTGTCCATGTCTTCTAGCAGCATTGTACTTGTTACACACCCTAGCCTACTATACTGGGCTAGGTTGCAACACTGTCTTTGAAATTTTCCCACAGGTTAATCAATGTGTGACAACACTGGTAATATCGACTGGGCAGTCAGTGATTAAGTAGCGTTGGCTTTGGGAGTGTTCTCGTAGGGCAGCGacgcattctgggaattgttgtctttcatccccatgagacgacaatacatttttttttgtgtgtgtcttttctcagtctagaaagcaccaaattaaaaaagtcaaatttctactacattaatgacccagtttaaatacagattcatcttcccagtgctgaagttcCCTTTAAAAGACACGAGCAAAAATGTGTGGGTAAAGTGGCTGTTTCATTggctgtttgtaaaaaaaaacgttttttttcccccccaaTATTACGTCACGAGGGAGTCGTGTGCCAAGCTCTGCGTTGGCTCAGTGCAGAATAGGTTGGTATTCAGTAGGAATCAGGGTATTTTTGGTAATTTTtctatttcaatttatcattgtCATAGAAAAATGATTGTGTCCAGCATGTCAGGACATCGAGTCCACAGGtttcctaaaaaaaattaataagaGAGCCTGCGTGTTGGTGTTTTGTGCAGATGAAGAGACAGGACTTCACTTCTGCATCTGCTTCAACACACACGGtggtgtgtgtagtgttcactttaCACGGCAGATTATCACTCCAGAGATATGATGGAGGTCAACATTGCAATGCTCATGTTTTGTTAAGGGataatattaaatgattaaacaccCACACGCGATGCTGCTTTGTTGTTTTTACGAGAATCAATGTCAACGTATGAATACAAAGTAGGTTATATAAACAAATGCATAGtctcacactttaaaaaaaaagtctggaATTATGTGCGgataatgtaaatattttattcaaaatacatACTGAAAACGTCATACATCCCCTCACTATCTGTGAATCGGCACAAAATAAACCAATTcagagttgtaagtcgctttggataaaagcgtctgcttgCTTAAATGTAAACCCATTACACAGAATGAGTGAATAAAGGATGACATGAAATGCACGATTACACTAACGTTATACTGCCTGTGGTTCAGCCGTGGCGGGAGATGTGACGGTCATGGATCCGTCAGAGGTGCAGCTTGAAGAAACCGTGAACTGTGGACCATAAATAGGCAGGTGTACACTGTGCAGTCACAAAAGCTTTCATGTTAAATGGAGACTGGAGCTTTCAATCTTGCTGCTATAGCTACAGATAGAAAAAATGATCTGTGtacaaatgatttgttgaaaagcagagaacagcagCCATTCCTTTCAACAGAAACAACCAGAAAGGGAGAGAGAGCGACAGAGAGCACGCGTGTATCTGGTGTGTATGCACGCTGTATGGTTGCAGCCACTAGCATAGATCTAACCTATGTGACATGGTTGTGTGtaatttggcaataggggataGCCATACGTTGGTGAAAATCGGTCCGACTCccaaatttaaatttttaatacttttttatgtttaaaaattatcgtGAGATAATTTTGTGCTCATCTCGTATTTCCGCTGACATGCTGCGAGCCACTACCATAtgagcatccacgatgtccacgcgagAGAACAAAATAGTCTGCGAGCTCATATGACAGCAAAAACCGCACCATGTACGCCTGGCTTTAACGTTAAGTGTTGATGGATATTAATGAGTGTGACTTATGCCATATGGTCAACTTAGTTTCTGACTGTTATTGGTATCAATACTCCTAGATGACCTGACCAATACCAGCTTTGCGATTGCCTGATATGATAATTATCTGAAAATTATTGTAATCCGAGCACAGCGTTCATATGCTATCGTTATCGTCTGGTGTTGAGTCTGAACTCTGGTAACACCTATCGTAGCAAGCCTACTTtgaaactgacacattttagtGATACATATTTATACGTGATTTTAATCTGATAAATATCAACATTATGTTTGATAGACATTGAAACTGAAACAAACTATTACAGAAATCCCTGGTTTCCCCTAATGATCCTCTTGAATCCTCTTCTGTAGTGTCCGGTCAGTGTCCTGGGACTCTGATGGTTGTGCCGTCCAGTCGAGGATGCACTTCTGATAGAGGCTGCTCTAGAGGACACAAATGCTGTCGCTTTGGCAGTGGACATGTGTGTGTGCCACCTGTTTTCAGTGAGTTTCAATTAATGATTGATGCTAGAGGTCTTAAAAGAAACATGAAAGGttttcattcagaaattcaTAGTCAATTTCACAAAATGCAAAGAAACAGCAAGTAACACAGTGAACTAAAACACAAAACTATGACGTAGAAAGATGTAATATTCCAGTAAAAACTACTCATTTATGCTAGTGAACAAGACCTTCAGCATTCAGTGATATGTTTTCTGTCACGTGTCTGCTAAACAGCAAAGATAGGAGAGTGTCTTAGCACAAAACCTGGAGCTGGAACGTGTGCTGAGTTGTGTGGCTATGACCATGACTGTCCGAACGATGAGAAATGCTGCAGCAATGGATGTGGACGTCAGTGTATGGCTCCATATACAGGTATTTGCAGTATATTGGGTTATTTACTGTTTGGGTCAGCCTTTCccctttgtttttttaatgtatattttgtgAAGCATGTTTAATACTGAATGCTGCTTGAAAGGACAGACTAAAGCTGATGTTTGTATCCATGCAGTCAAGCCTGCAGCCCAACCGCCAAAGCCTCCAGTGAAGCCTACAGCTCAACCGCCAAAGCCTCCAGTGAAGCCTGCAGCCCAACCGCCAAAGCCTTTAGTAAAGCCTGCAACCCAACGACTAAAGCCTGCAGTGAAGCCTGAAATACAACCACAAAAGCATCCAGTGAAGCCTGCAGCCCAAACGCCAAAGCCTCCAGTGAAGCCTGCAGCCCAAACGCCAAAGTCTCCAGTGAAGCCTGCAGCCCAAACGCCAAAGCCTCCAGTAAAGCCTGCAGCCCAAACCCCAAAGCCTCCAGTGAAGCCTCCAGCCCAGACGCCAAAGCCACCAGTGAAGCCTGCAGCCCAATTGCCAAAGCCTCCAGTGGAGCCTGAAGCCGAACTGCCGTTGCCTGCAATTAAACTGCCGTTGCCTTCAGGCAAAATGCAGAAGCCTGAAGCCGAACCACCCTTGCCTGGAGCCCAACCATCGAAGCCTGCAGCAGAAACGATGAAGCCTGAGGCCGAAACGTTGTTGCCTGCAGCCCAACCACCAAAGCCTGAAGCCGAACCGCCATTGCCTAAAGCCCAACCACCAAAGCCTGAAGGGGAACCACCGAAGCCCGAAGCCGAACCGCCATTGTCTGAAGCCGAACCAGCATTGCCTGCAGCTGAAATGCCAAAGCCTGAATCTGAACTGCCATTACCTGCAATTGACCCGCTGTTGCCTGAAGACAAACCACGATTGCCTGCAGCCCAACCACTAAAGTCTGAAGCCAAACCGCCTTTGCCTGAAGCCAAACTGCCATTGCCTGCAGCCCAAAAACCCCAGCCTGAAGCCGAGCTGCCATTGCCTGCAGCCCAACCACCAAAGCCTGAAGCCGAACCGCCATTGCCTGGAGCCCAACCACCAAAGCCTGAAGCCGAACCGCCATTGCCTGGAGCCCAACCACCAAAGCCTGAAGCCGAACCGCCATTGCCTGCAGCCCAAAAACCGAAGCCTGAAGCCGAACCGCCATTGCTTGCAGCAAATACGCCGAAGCCTGAAGCAGAACCACCATTGCCCGGAGCCCAACCACTGAAGCCTGAAGCCGAACTGCCATTACTTGCAGCCGAACCACCCTTGCCTGGAGCCCAACCACCAAAGCCTGAAGCCGAACCGCCATTGCTTGCAGCCCAACCACCGAGGCCTGAAGCCGAACTGCCGTTGCCTGCATCCGAAACGCCGAAGCCTGCAGCCGAAATGCCAATGCCTGCAGCCCAACCACCAAAGCCTGAAGCTGAACCACCGTTACCTGCAGCCCAACCGTCGAAGACTGCAGCCGAAACACTGAAGCCTGAAGCTGAACCGCCATTGCCTGCAGCCCAACCACCGAAGCCTGAAGCTGAACCGCCATTGCTTGCAGCCAAAGCGCAAAAGCCTGAAGCAGAACCATCATTGCCTGGAGCCCAAACACTAAAGCCTGAAGCCGAACTGCCATTGCTTGCAGCCGAACCGCTGTTGCCTGCAGCCGAAACACCGAAGCCTGAAGCCGAACCGCTGTTGCCTGCAGCCGAAACACCGAAGCCTGAAGCCGAACCGCCATTGCCTGCAGGCCAACCACTGAAGACTGAAGCTGAACCGCCGTTACCTGCAACCCAACCATCAAAGTCTGCAGCCGAAACACTGAAGCCTGAAGCTGAACCACTGTTGCCTGCAGCCGAAATGACGAAGCTTGTAGCCCAACCACCAAAGCCTGAAGCTGAACCACCATTGCCTGCAGCCAAAACGGCAATGCCTGCAGCCCATCCACCATTGCCTGAGGCTGAACCGCCGTTACCTGCAACCCAACCGTCGAAGCCTGCAGCCGAAACGACGAAGCCTGCAGCCCAGCCACCAAAGCCTGAAGCCAAACCGCCATCGCCTGCAGCCAGACCACCAAAGCCTGAAGAAGAACCACCGAAGCCGGAAGTCGAACCGGCATTGCCTACAGCTGAAAGGCCATCGCCTGAAGCTGAACCGCCATCGCTTGCAGCCAGACCACCGAAGCCTGAAGAAGAACCACCGAAGCCCGAAGCCGAACCGGCGTTGCCTACAGCTGAAATGCCATTGCCTGAAGATGAACTGCCATTGTCTGAAGCCGAAACACCGTTGCCTGAAGCCGAACCGCCATTGCCTGCAGGCCAACCACCGAAGACTGAAGCCGCACCGCCGTTGCCTGCAGCCCAACCACCAAAGCCTGAAGCTGAACCGCCGTTACCTGCAACCCAACCATCAAAGTCTGCAGCCGAAACACTGAAGCCTTAAGCTGAACCGCTGTTGCCTGCAGCCGAAATGACGAAGCTTGCAGCCCAACCACCAAAGCCTGAAGCTGAACCACCATTGCCTGCAGCCAAAACGGCAATGCCTGCAGCCCATCCACCATTACCTGAAGCTGAACCGCCGTTACCTGCAACCCAACCGTCGAAGCCTGCAGCCGAAACACTGAAGCCTGAAGCTGAACCGCCGTTGCCTGCAGCTGAAACAACGAAGCCTGCAGCCCAGCCACCAAAGCCTGAAGCCGAACCGCCATCGCCTGCAGCCAGACCACCGAAGCCTGAAGAAGAACCACCGAAGCCCGAAGTCGAACCGGCGTTGCCTACAGCTGAAAGGCCATTGCCTGAAGCTGAACCGCCATCGCTTGCAGCCAGACCACCGAAGCCTGAAGAAGAACCACCGAAGCCCGAAGCCGAACCGGCGTTGCCTACAGCTGAAATGCCATTGTCTGAAGCCGAAACGCCATTGCCTGCAGGCCAACCACCGAAGACTGAAGCCGCACCGCCGTTGCCTGCAGCCCAACCACCAAAGCCTGAAGCTGAACCGCCGTTACCTGCAACCCAACCATCAAAGTCTGCAGCCGAAACACTGAAGCCTGAAGCTGAACCGCTGTTGCCTGCAGCCGAAATGACGAAGCTTGCAGCCCAACCACCAAAGCCTGAAGCTGAACCACCATTGCCTGCAGCCAAAACGGCAATGCCTGCAGCCCATCCACCATTACCCGAAGCTGAACCGCCGTTACCTGCAACCCAACCGTCGAAGCCTGCAGCCGAAACACTGAAGCCTGAAGCTGAACCGCCGTTGCCTGCAGCTGAAACAACGAAGCCTGCAGCCCAGCCACCAAAGCCTGAAGCCGAACCGCCATCGCCTGCAGCCAGACCACCGAAGCCTGAAGAAGAACCACCGAAGCCCGAAGTCGAACCGGCGTTGCCTACAGCTGAAAGGCCATTGCCTGAAGCTGAACCGCCATCGCTTGCAGCCAGACCACCGAAGCCTGAAGAAGAACCACCGAAGCCCGAAGCCGAACCGGCGTTGCCTACAGCTGAAATGCCATTGCCTGAAGATGAACTGCCATTGTCTGAAGCCGAAACGCCGTTGCCTGAAGCCGAACCGCCATCGTTTGCAGCCAGACCACCGAAGCCTGAAGAAGAACCACCGAAGCCCGAAGCCGAACCGGCGTTGCCTACAGCTGAAATGCCATTGCCTGAAGATGAACTGCCATTGTCTGAAGCCGAAACGCCGTTGCCTAAAGCCGAAACACTGTTGCCTGCAGTCGAAATTCCGAAGGCTAAAGCTGAACTGCGGTTACCTGCAGCCGAACTGCTGTTGCCTGAAGACAAACCACCGTTACCTGCAGCTGAAACGCTGAAACATGAGGCCGAACCGTTGTTACCTGCAGCTGAAATGCTGAAGCCTGAGGCCGAACCTCCGTTGCCTGTGGCCGAACCGCTGTTGCCTGTGGTCGAAACACAGAGCCCTGAGGCTGAACCGCCATTGCCAGCAGCAGAACCCCTTTTGCTTTCCGCCCAACCGCCAAAGCCTCCAGTGAAGCCTTCCGCCCAACCGCCAAAGCCTCCAGTGAAGCCTTCCGCCCAACCGCCAAAGCCTCCAGTGAAGCCTTCCGCCAAACCGCCAAAGCCTCCAGTGAAGCCTTCCACCAAACCGCCAAAGCCTCCAGTGAAGCCTTCCGCCAAACCGCCAAAGCCTCCAGTGAAGCCTTCCGCCAATCCGCCAAAGCCTCCAGTGAAGCCTTCCGCCAAACCGCCAAAGCCTCCAGTGAAGCCTACCGCCAAACCTCCAAAGCCTTCAGTGAAGCCTGCCCCCAAACCACCAAAGCCTCCAGTGAAGCCTGCCGCCAAACCGCCAAAGCCTCCAGTGAAGCCTACAGCCAAACCGCCAAAGCCTCCAGTGAAGCCTGCAGCCCAACCACTGAAGCCTCTAGTGAAGCCTGCAGCCAAACCATTGCCTGCAACCGAACAGCCAAAACCTGAAGCCGAACCAACGTTGCCTGCAGTCGAACCACCAATGCCTGCAGTCGAACCGCCGATTTCTGTAGCCGAACCGCTGTTGCCTGCACCAAATGAAACCCTAAAAGTCTTATCACTTAatgctaaataaatgttatgtttagtgaaatgtcttgtttttttatttatattgttttgaaGTGTTTCGTTTTTAGCATCAAAAAACGGTTCTCCGTTGACAAGTTTTGGCAAAAAatgaaggccttctgaagccaTACGTTTGTGTAttgaaaaatatcaatatttaccACATTAAAGTGTAATCTATAAGCTCTACCAGAGACTGCCTGTGTTCAACTTGTGAAAAAAGCATAAGTGATGTTGCGCAATCATTTTGACCTGCAAGGGGCGTTTCAATTAAGTTGACTATGGAAGGCTGTCAAAATGCATTGCTTCAGAAGGCCCCACAGAGCCGCGTGTATGTGTATGGATGCACTTATATTTTGACCTACAAAATATGTCAGACTACAATGATGTCAAAATATGTATAGACTACAATGATGTCAACCCCAAAAATGGCTGCCCTCAACCTCTGAATAAGGCCTATAGTGAGTCTAAAAGGGTAACCGAGTCACCTTTATATTGCGCTTTTTCATAATACAGATTGTTCTAACGCAGCTTTACAGTAATGGCAGGCTGTACAGCAGATCTAGAAGAAATAGCGTCATAGTCAAAATTCAGAAattgtttatttgttataaatgtatTGGGTTCTTTATCTATACAGCCACCTTCATGGGGGAGAGTCTAGTTGAGACAATCTCTGCAGACACTTCTGGATATGGCCTGGATCCAGCTAACTACAGTTAACATTCATCATAGAGACTAGTAtagatgccattcttcttatgatgtaacaagtacatcaggtgttatagGAAGTGTTCccgttccggctgacctagttaatgccaactaacaatcatttaactgatttgaatatTAGAAATTtataatgttctatgtgttttccaggttaaagaaatgtgttttagtctagatttaaactgtcagagtgtgtctgcttcccaaaCAATGCTCAGAAAACTGTTTAAAGTTTAGGGGTTAAAATTAGGGGAGAACTCTAGTTGCTGTGtgttggaccagctggagtttgtttattaagcgtgAAGAGTAACCACCCAGTACAGTAGTACAATAAGCTAGTCTTGACGTCATGAACGCAtgaactgttcagcattttgcattgagagCATACGtcgtaatttatatatatttgtaagatGGAAGAATGCCGTTTTACAGATGCCAGTGGCTTTCAAAttaaagattggtatcaaagagcacaacCAGATAACTGACAACGAAGACTGGGCAGAACATCCATCAAGTGTTAGTATTCTTGCTTACTATGTGTGGAGGTTTTTTTGACCaataatttgatttttttttatatcagcaatgcattccgttaatcttgtgaattggtaaattTCGTCAGGTGCAAAGAAATATAGAGTTAACAATGGATAAATCTATCATCAGCATACGTCATGCTTCCTAATAATATCACTCTAATATCTAGAGTGGCatgtacagggtgaaaagcaacagTCCTAGTACTGAACCTTGCAGTATGCCATACTGAACTTGCGATTGGTATGATATCTCTTTATTTACTGCTACAAATCAAATGgataagtatgatttaaaccatgctAATGCAATTCCACTAATGGCAAcgcaattttcaaatattcaaTAGAATGTTGTGGTCGATTTTGTGTTAACACATCATTCATGCGATAACATGCAATAACATGTTAATGCGTAATTATGCGTTAACTCGTAAATCATGCGTTGACACATTGTGTGCTTACACGTCAGTTTTACACATTTTGGCCCTGTTGGCCTTCCATATAGAGGGTCATGATGGACTATAAATGCATGTTTAAAAGATGTCACCATAGTGACGTCCTCTCACAACTGATTCACAAAGGGGTATATATTGAATTACACGTAGCTAAAAGTCAAAGTAACAatttgtggcaaggggggcgtggttcagcgaggtctgcagcgggagagagagccgcgggacgagcggtaagtgagtgggttggacgcagattaataacacctgtctcttgttccagtaatgagcgcggagagggtataaaacctcggtggaaccggagaccagggagagagagagatcggacggttgatgcgaacccacagagactgagtaaccggaagccggaagtgccgacccggaagtgatcgagtgTTTATGAGAATccacaccgcagtgtgtgttGTTGAAGTTTTTAAGTTATAATAaagaagcatcaaccgtccagccgaccccccgtgtcctcttccttcctcctactatcgaactttgttacactggtgccgaaacccgggaggaagtaggacagcgccgccgccatgcagacgccctccgcctcgccatttgcggacattattacatccctcgcggtcctccatcAGGACCAACACCAAGCCATGCTGGATCTTCGggcagaccaggagcgccgcttcgaggccattgtccgaggccagcaagaggaccgcgagaagttccggagctggatcgaccgggaggttcgcgccgaagccgccgggctgaccagcgcaccggtccacgtgcccctgcaCAAAATGGGGCCACAAGATGACCCGGAGGCCTTTATTGACCTATTtcagaaggccgcggaggcctgcgggtggccccgggcacagtggccggtgcgccttatACCACTGCTGACAGgggaagcccaggcggccgcacaACAGttaccggtggcgaacctcctcgAGTACGAGGACCTTAAGAAGGCCATcctccagcgggtcggccgctCCCCGGAGCAGCACCGGCAGaggttccgctccctggagtggggaGAAGCGGgcctgggggtggggggtgacaATGGCGCTGGTTCCACgccctccccgcgctcattctccaacccactccccgccgcagaggcggcgggtaggcctgggctggcctgctggaggtgcggtgatccggatcattttgtggaccgatgtccgatgatggacatcgggacaatgatccggatcccggacgttcagcggaccacccccgatcaagcaggagagtaccaaattcctgtaagtatcaaggggggtacatatcaggccttggtggattcaggatgcaaccaaacctcgatccatcaaagcctgatgcagcctggggcattggatacaagccgcatggttaaggtgcggtgtgtgcacggggatgtggtggaatatccggttgtcccagtcacgatacagtttcggGGGCAAAAGCATAAtatagaggtggcggttagtccacacctccggcatccgctaattctggggacgaattggcccgcctttacgGCTTTATTGGGATCGTTgtgtgcggatgccgcttgggagaaaaagGCAAGGAAGGGGGCGGTGCGAGTacagcttggggagactgaacCGGGACCCTCGGGGACAActccagaggaaccgagcgggattGAAGGActaattctctcggaccgcgatgactttcctctggagcagtcacagGATGAAACCCTTAAGAACGCTTTCCAGCAGGTCCGATCGATCGGCggacagtctctccaacctgccttgcctgtctcctatccttattttgccataatcaaggatcggttgtatcgagtgacccaagacactcagacaaagttagatacaacccagttgttagtaccaaagagccgccgggaaatgcttttccaggcggctcactctaacccgatggcgggccacctgggacaggcggccacgctgaatcgcttaa encodes:
- the LOC137046132 gene encoding nascent polypeptide-associated complex subunit alpha, muscle-specific form-like, producing MTKLAAQPPKPEAEPPLPAAKTAMPAAHPPLPEAEPPLPATQPSKPAAETLKPEAEPPLPAAETTKPAAQPPKPEAEPPSPAARPPKPEEEPPKPEVEPALPTAERPLPEAEPPSLAARPPKPEEEPPKPEAEPALPTAEMPLSEAETPLPAGQPPKTEAAPPLPAAQPPKPEAEPPLPATQPSKSAAETLKPEAEPLLPAAEMTKLAAQPPKPEAEPPLPAAKTAMPAAHPPLPEAEPPLPATQPSKPAAETLKPEAEPPLPAAETTKPAAQPPKPEAEPPSPAARPPKPEEEPPKPEVEPALPTAERPLPEAEPPSLAARPPKPEEEPPKPEAEPALPTAEMPLPEDELPLSEAETPLPEAEPPSFAARPPKPEEEPPKPEAEPALPTAEMPLPEDELPLSEAETPLPKAETLLPAVEIPKAKAELRLPAAELLLPEDKPPLPAAETLKHEAEPLLPAAEMLKPEAEPPLPVAEPLLPVVETQSPEAEPPLPAAEPLLLSAQPPKPPVKPSAQPPKPPVKPSAQPPKPPVKPSAKPPKPPVKPSTKPPKPPVKPSAKPPKPPVKPSANPPKPPVKPSAKPPKPPVKPTAKPPKPSVKPAPKPPKPPVKPAAKPPKPPVKPTAKPPKPPVKPAAQPLKPLVKPAAKPLPATEQPKPEAEPTLPAVEPPMPAVEPPISVAEPLLPAPNETLKVLSLNAK
- the LOC137046125 gene encoding uncharacterized protein, whose protein sequence is MTAGVLCLLSAVLLCLSDYLSTIDAGVVVSGQCPGTLMVVPSSRGCTSDRGCSRGHKCCRFGSGHVCVPPVFTKIGECLSTKPGAGTCAELCGYDHDCPNDEKCCSNGCGRQCMAPYTVKPAAQPPKPPVKPTAQPPKPPVKPAAQPPKPLVKPATQRLKPAVKPEIQPQKHPVKPAAQTPKPPVKPAAQTPKSPVKPAAQTPKPPVKPAAQTPKPPVKPPAQTPKPPVKPAAQLPKPPVEPEAELPLPAIKLPLPSGKMQKPEAEPPLPGAQPSKPAAETMKPEAETLLPAAQPPKPEAEPPLPKAQPPKPEGEPPKPEAEPPLSEAEPALPAAEMPKPESELPLPAIDPLLPEDKPRLPAAQPLKSEAKPPLPEAKLPLPAAQKPQPEAELPLPAAQPPKPEAEPPLPGAQPPKPEAEPPLPGAQPPKPEAEPPLPAAQKPKPEAEPPLLAANTPKPEAEPPLPGAQPLKPEAELPLLAAEPPLPGAQPPKPEAEPPLLAAQPPRPEAELPLPASETPKPAAEMPMPAAQPPKPEAEPPLPAAQPSKTAAETLKPEAEPPLPAAQPPKPEAEPPLLAAKAQKPEAEPSLPGAQTLKPEAELPLLAAEPLLPAAETPKPEAEPLLPAAETPKPEAEPPLPAGQPLKTEAEPPLPATQPSKSAAETLKPEAEPLLPAAEMTKLVAQPPKPEAEPPLPAAKTAMPAAHPPLPEAEPPLPATQPSKPAAETTKPAAQPPKPEAKPPSPAARPPKPEEEPPKPEVEPALPTAERPSPEAEPPSLAARPPKPEEEPPKPEAEPALPTAEMPLPEDELPLSEAETPLPEAEPPLPAGQPPKTEAAPPLPAAQPPKPEAEPPLPATQPSKSAAETLKP